Genomic window (Equus asinus isolate D_3611 breed Donkey chromosome 13, EquAss-T2T_v2, whole genome shotgun sequence):
gccagccccttggccctCAGGCAGGCACGTGAGCCCTTTTAGGAgctggtgggagagggggaaacAAGACTCACTGAAGGCAGTTTCTAGAGATGACGCTGTCCTGCCTGGAGGGTGGGGACAGGCTCTCACAACTGTCTTCACCCTCGCGTGACCTCAGGAGCTGGAGCCAAAGTGCACCATCTGTGGAGTCAGGCCAACTGGGGTCCTAGTCCTGGCTCCACCCCTCACAagctgtgaccttgagccagtagTTTTATCTTGTGAAGGCTTAAGTTCCTCATTGATAAAACAGACACAAGACCACCCGTCTCAGAGGTGTTCAACTGTGATAAATTAGCCTGATCACATATAATTTTTTGTCAAAACCAAGCTTACCGTTTACTTTGGCGAGCCGGGAAGTGCGGCCGTGGGAGTGAAGATGGATATGAGTGGCTTAAATACTGTAAAGCCCAGTGCACACATGTGCACGTTGCCGCACATGTGCTGTGCCTGCAGATGCTGGGGAGAGCCTCAGAACTCCTTGACCGGCCCTTATTTCCTGGGCTGGGGTCTGCCTCCAGCGAACGTCCGAGAGGCTctggctcctcctccctgtcctGTCCATCTCCCTGACTGTTTCACTCACCTTGGCCCTTGCCAACCCAAGAGGCTCCCTCCAGAGATGGATGGCTGCAGATCCTGGGGTTCAGGGGTGGCCTCAGCTGAGGGCCAGCTGCCCTATCGGAGGCTATCAGCACAGGCAGAAGCTGGCCCTAGCCCTGGGCTGGGGGTTGGCCCAACACCTTCTCTGCTCCAGGATCACGACTCTGGGCAAAGAGTGTTTACCAGAGCAGCAAAGGGCCTATTTATAGCCTCAGCTGCTCCTCTCTCTGGGTATCGGGTGAGGGGGCAGGGTGGCTCCTCAGAGCGAGGGTGGGAGTCGGGCTGAGGAACCCAGCTCTGCTCAGCTGCCACTGCCCAGacccctgggcccctcctcatggCGGAGGAGAGCTTCCCCTTCACCTCCTCCACTCTGCGCTCTCTCCGCCTGCAGCGGGAGTGGCTGGAGTGGGAGGACCGGCGGCGGGCTGCGGCCCGGCAGTGCAGGAGCCACAGGTGCCCCCCAAGTTCCCGGGCCCACCTCACTAGGCCACGCCGCTCCTGCCGAGACCCAGCTGTCCACAATGCCCTGTTCTCCGGCGACCTGCAACAGGTCCAAGCTCTGTTCCAAGATGAAGACACTGCCAACATGATTGTGGAGACCGTGAGCAATCAGCTGGCCTGGTCGGCCGAACAGGGTAGGTAGTACCAGGTGGgggcaaagaggagagagagggaagggggggtggagagagggggagagtcTCAGCCCCATCTTCTCCCTCCAGACCATAGACTAGACCATCCCTTTCCACTGCCCATTCTAGCTCCCCCCTAAACAGAGATGAGGCGTAGTTAGTGGTTTGTGTGTCTTTTCAGAATTAAAGTTACGTTAACATATTATATTAATTACGTAGGAACACAGTTATATTCTAATGTAATTTTTTCTCTGAATATACATCCACAcatgatattttttccttcatagaatGAAATCAGACCCCATATGCTATTTTATAACCTGATTTTTTCAGGTAACACCTTTCTATGTCGATAGCAGAAGtctacataatattttaaataggtGCATAAATTCTATTGTATGAGTGTGCCATGATGGATATAACTAGCCCCCAAACAAATTgggttccctttttttttttaagctattttaaataGCAATATGACAAACATCTTTGTGTACTTGCCAGATGATTTCCTTAGGATCTATTCTGACCGGAGGGTTTGCCCATGCAAAGCAAATACCACAGCTGAGATCACCCTGCTCTTCAGACTGACAGGAGACTGCCTCAGCTCCCACCCATGGATGTGGGGGTTCAAAACCCTTGGAGAGCTTATGCTCTCGCAGCCACCACTGGCTCCAAATTCCTCTTTGGCTTCATGTTAGAGATCTGGCCCCACCCAGGGCATCCTGGCCTCATCCTGCAGCATGTCCATCAGCCCCCAAATAGAACTTGGCCTTAATTTCAAtcctaataaaaacaaaacatgcttTACCCAAGATTTAGGAAACCCAGGGCTTTACTCCGCTGTAAGACAACTTACAGTTCATATTAGGCTTCTGTGTCCTTTGAACGAGTCTTTGGCCATTTCTACAATTGGGATCCAACACAAGTCCCGCGATCAAGCCCGCTCCCCACTCTTCTTTGGCTGCCCCCACCTCGTATTTCCCGCCCCCATCCGGGGAGTGTCCTCGAACTTCGAACTCCAGACTCCGGCTCCTTCAGCTCTGCCCTTTGGCCACTCCCAAGCTCAGCTCCCGGCCTTCCTGTGCATAACTCCCCTCATCCCCAACGCCAGACCCCCAAGTGAACAAAAAGAGCCGAGGACTCCGCCAGCGCCTCAAAGACCCAGAGGGCTCCCTAACAGGACTCACCCTCCTCAGTCGCCCTTGTGGTTTTAAAGagcaactaattttttttctgtgacacacatattatattttattacagaTTGACAAACTGTTCTAAAAGGCTGTCCCAGTTTACACTCCCAGTTCAGGGCTTGAGTGAGCCCTCTCTACAGGTACAGCCTGGCACAGTGTCTGTGCTCAGCTGAGGGTGCAGAGGGAAGGCCAGCATAAGTTGTTCACCATGGCCTGCCCTACCTGCTGGTCTCACACGCCATCCCCCAACACTGCCTGCTCTCTCCAGGGTTCTGGGTGCTGACCCCCAAGACCAAGCAGACAGCACCCCTCACCATCGCTGCGGCCCGAGGCTACACCGACTGCGCCCGCCACCTGATCCGGCAGGGAGCTGAGCTGGATGCCCGGGTCGGGGGCCGGGCCGCCTTGCATGAGGCCTGTGCCCGGGCTCAGACCGACAGTGTACGGCTGCTGCTGACCTTCGGCGCTAAGGCCAACGTGCTGTCTGAAGAGGGCATGACCCCCTTGCACCTCTGCACATCCCCCGAATCCTTGCAGTAGGTGCCCAGGGGCTGAGATGGTTTGGGGAAGggggtgtgtatatatgtgtgtctccAGCTCATACGGCCAGGAAAAGGGGAGAGGCACCTTACATACCCATGTCCTCACAACAACCTGGGAGACTGGTCTCATTCCATGCATGAGAAAActggcttgtccaaggtcacatcaGCTGAGCCCCAGAGGCAGAAGCCCTGTTGCTTTTTGGGGAAAACCCCATTCTAACTGCAATCTCCGATTCCCTGTGAATCCTCTGTAGCTAAATTCCCAGCTGTTTTGAGGTAGGCAACAAGAAAGACCTAACCCGGTGTTTCCCAGCCTTAGTCTGAGGCCTCCCCacacctcctcctcccaccttttTGAGGTCAACAGTTTCGTGGACCCTCTACATGATGGTGTTTGCACATTTACAAATCAGGTCCACAGACTGGGTGGGCAGGGGTAAGGAGTCAAGGGCTCCTGGAAGACATGCCACAGCCTGTGGGCTGGGACCCTCTCCCCGGCTGGATCTAGATGAGGGATGGACACAAAAGTGAtccagggactggccccgtggcagagtggttaagtttgcacgctccgctgcaggcggcccagggtttcgtcggttcgaatcctgggcgcggacatggcactgctcatcaaaccacactgaggcagcgtcccacatgccacaactagaaggacccacaacgaagaatatacagctatgtaccggggggctttggggagaaaaaggaaaaaaataaaatctttaaaaagaaagtgatcCAAATTTTCCAGCCCTttcctgagttcttttttttttttttttttaagattttattgttttcctttttctccccaaagccccccggtacatagctgtatattcttcgttgtgggtccttctagttgtggcatgtgggacgctgcctcagcgtggtttgatgagcagtgccatgtccgcgcccaggattcgaaccgacgaaaccctgggccgcctgcagcggagcgtgcgaacttaaccactcagccacggggccagccccttcctgagTTCTTATGGGCACATGGTACACTTCCCAACAGACTTTAtccttttaagtgaaataagaatgGTTCCACTTACTGGAACCCTACTGAGTGAGCTTTTCAGTGCTATTTAAATTTAGTATTTGGAAACAACAATTAGCCCATGATTAGAATTTACCCAGGAAATGAATTCAGTAGTTTATGAGTGACAGGCTGCTACCTGACTCTTGGCCACTGAGCAAAGGGCTCACTGGACACGTGTATTGAAGGAGAGCTGGAATTCCAGTCCTTCTGGGGAGGGACATTGGTCATCAGGGTTTCCTCGGGGTTGATGGATCTGCTCCTGAGTTTCCAGTGGCTGCCATTCTGGCTTCTTAACTATAAGTTACTGTTAGTTTAGTTTCACCATTAATTTAATTTGTCGCATGTGTGGTTTACCCCATGGTGGTTAACAATTTGTATTTGCCTCTACAGTGTTCTGGCCTATTAATTTCTCCAGGGACTATAAGACTGTGAAACACATGCTCCCCAAATCTGGTTTTTGtcctttggtttgtttgtttcctttaggAGACAGTGGCGTAGGCGGGTCCCCAAGCACCTTCCTTTGTGGGACTGGGTATGGCTGGTCTGCAAAAGCAGTCTTCAAGTTaggaggcaggaagaaaatattaggatttctgtttctttttctttctggctcacagtctttaattttctttgtttcatagGGTACATAGTAGTGGGTTTTCGATTTTTTTGCATGCTATCAAAATGTTAGAAGACCACTAAAAGATGATTCAGAACCAGGCCTTGGGGTCCCAGTGGGACTGGGCAGTCAGGTCAGACTCTGGGAGGTACTGTCTGAGACAGTGAGTATGAATTCTGGTATGGCCACTAACTTGCTGGGTGTCCTTGGCTGCACTGCAACCTTTCTGGGCTGAAGTTTTTCATGTGAAAACTGAAGATGCTCCTCGTGACTTCGATGGGCCTTCCAGCTCTGCTGTCTGTCACGGGGCTTCTATGAGTCTGATGGTGGACACCAGGCTCGCCTTGAGGAGAGGCGGCTGGGAAGAAAGGGGCTGGGGATGGCAGCAGGCTGAGGGCTTCCCAGGCCAGGCCTTGCTCCCTCAGGATTTGCCTTGGGACCTTGTGCCCTGTCCCCAGGTGCGCCAAGCTGCTGCTGGAGGCAGGATCAACGGTGAACCTGGCAGCGCAGGACACCGAGATGACGCCCCTGCACGTGGCAGCAGGGCGTGGCCTGGAGGAGCACGTGGCTCTCTACCTGGAGCACGGTGCCGACGTGCGCCTGCGCACCAGCCAAGGCGAGACGGCCCTGAACGCCGCGTGCGCTGGGGCCGAGGGCCCGGGCTGCGGCCGGCGGCACCAGGCGGCAGCGCGGCGGCTCCTGGAGGCCGGCGCTGATGCCCGGGTGGCCGGGCGCAAGCGGCACACGCCGCTGCACAACGCCTGTGCCAACGGCTGCGGAGGCCTGGCTGAGCTGCTCCTGCGCCACGGGGCCTGCGCTGGAGTACCCAACGGGGCGGGCCACACACCCATGGACTGCGCGCTGCAGGCCATCCAGGACGCCACCAACTGGGAGCCCGACGTCCTCTTCGCGGCGCTGCTGGACTACGGGGCCCAGCCTGTGCAGCCTGAGGTGCGCAGGGAGGGCCTGTGAAAGTGGCTCCAGCTGGGTGGGGGGAGCCTGCGGCTGAAATTGCCCTGCCTCCGGGGAAGAAAGGGGCCAAGAGACTGAGCCCAACCTCTGTGGCCAGAGGTCTGTCCCCATCTTGGGAAGGACAGTGAGGGCTATGGGGGAGGGAGTCCAAGGGAGAAAAGAACTCCCAGGGAAACGGTGGGGCCAGGAGGTTGGAGCACACTTGAGGAtggggtaaactgaggcatggaaaAGGATGAGGAGAGACTCAGATTTAGCCTTCCAGATTTGAGTGTCAGCCGGGCTTTGGCTTAGGCTGTCCTTGGATCTGCCTTGCTTGGGAGAGGCATGTGGCCCTGAGACCCTCTTTTGCTTCCCAGATGCTGAAACACTGTGCCAACTTCCCTCGGGCCCTGGAAGTCCTGCTCAATGCCTACCCTTGTGTCCCATCCTGTGATACCTGGGTCGAGGCAGTGTTCCCAGAGCTGTGGCAGGTATGTCCACCGCAGGGGCCCAGCTCCTTCCTGGGCCCTAgggggagatggagaggagggaTGAGCCCAGGACTATCCCTGCAGGATGGGCTtcctggagggaggagcaggaaggcCCCCAGgccagaggaggatgggcagagtGAAACCTCTGGGTTCCAGGGGCCCCCAGTCCCCCGGCAGCTTAGAACAACATCTAGTTCCACAcacctctccagcctctctctcaccTCATCAGCACAGACATTTGTCAGGCATCTCTGACTCAGTGGGCACTGTGCCAGCATCTTTGGAGTTGGggtgggtgcagacatggctgAGACCCTGCTCTGCAGTGTGGTCCCAGCTCCTATGACCTCTGCAGGGCTTCTCTGGCACTGAATCTGAGTCCCTCAAGATGCACCAAACACCCAGGTGGATGCATGTTGCAAAATCCCAGGGCCCCCACTACTAGGTGGCTCCTAGGTGGAAGGGTAGAGGTGAGAGCACTGGGCCATCTGACCCTGTTCTACTCCTGGCCTAGGAGCACGAAGCCTTCTACAGATCAGCCCTGTGCATGGTGAACCAGCCAAGGCGCCTGCAGCACCTGGCCCGGCTGGCTGTGCGTGCTCAGTTGGGTAGCCGCTGCCGACAGGCCACTGCCCGCCTCCCACTGCCCCCGCTCCTCAGGGATTACCTGCTGCTGCGTGTGGAGGGGCGCATCCAGTGAGCCCCACGCCTGGCTGCTCCCACAACTTGTGTCCTGCCCCTTCCACCTGTTGTCACTCCCCCTCCAACCCTAGAGGACCAGTCCCTGGCCCTCTTGTCCATACTCTGCATGCCTTCCTGGGAGAGCTCATCCCTCTACTGGCTTCTTGAGCCACCTGCTGACCTCCAGCTCGATTTGAGCTTCAGCTCCTCTCACCAATGGGAAGGTCTGAGGACTCAGCCTTcagccacctcctcctcctgtgcCTAAATGGATGATGGTCCCTCTATCCACCCAGGCCTTGAGCCAGGAGGCGGTGATTCTTCTTGCtcactcccccatccccaccactACCCATGTACCTGTTCAGCCTCCTAAAGAGTGACAGACTCGAGaaccagctctgatggcctagtggttaaagttctgcatgctctgcttcagtggcccaggtttggttcctggacatggaaccacaccactcatctgtcagtagccatgctgtgccgGCAGCttacacagaagaaccagaagaatttacaactatacacaactgtgtactggggggggtggggaagattggcaacagatgttagcttagggaggaatcttcccctgaaaaaaaaaaaaaagagtgacagaCTCTGCCTCAAGCTGCCCTGCTCTGTCACTTGAAGGGAGGACCTCACTGACTGGTCTTGAAGCCCATGCTCTGCAAAGGATGCCAGAACGATCTTTGGGAATCACAACTCTGATTGTGCCCTTCAGTGGCTCCTCACTACCTTCAGACTAAAATCAAAACTCAACAAGTCAGACACAGCTTCTCTTCCCTGCCTCCACCAAGccctctggcctcctgactcccctcctcccttctgagATTC
Coding sequences:
- the ASB16 gene encoding ankyrin repeat and SOCS box protein 16, with protein sequence MAEESFPFTSSTLRSLRLQREWLEWEDRRRAAARQCRSHRCPPSSRAHLTRPRRSCRDPAVHNALFSGDLQQVQALFQDEDTANMIVETVSNQLAWSAEQGFWVLTPKTKQTAPLTIAAARGYTDCARHLIRQGAELDARVGGRAALHEACARAQTDSVRLLLTFGAKANVLSEEGMTPLHLCTSPESLQCAKLLLEAGSTVNLAAQDTEMTPLHVAAGRGLEEHVALYLEHGADVRLRTSQGETALNAACAGAEGPGCGRRHQAAARRLLEAGADARVAGRKRHTPLHNACANGCGGLAELLLRHGACAGVPNGAGHTPMDCALQAIQDATNWEPDVLFAALLDYGAQPVQPEMLKHCANFPRALEVLLNAYPCVPSCDTWVEAVFPELWQEHEAFYRSALCMVNQPRRLQHLARLAVRAQLGSRCRQATARLPLPPLLRDYLLLRVEGRIQ